Below is a window of Flavobacterium sp. CFS9 DNA.
CTGTTTTACTCATGGTTTTATTGCGTTATTTTTGGTAATAAATATGCTTTTCTGAAGCATAATCACCAAAGTTCTTAAAAATATAAAAATAGATTCCCAATTCGTCCTTAAAATTAGGTCTTTGGTCGAAGTTTTAACCATTTTTTAACATCTTACTTCTCAAAAAATATTCAATTTGCACTCTCAAAAGTTAGGCATAAAATTCAAGGTTTTAAAAATATTTATATGGAAGAAAATACAACGACTTTAGACATTAGAGCGATAAATGACAAAATTGAAAGAGAAAGTGCTTTTATAGACCTTCTTACAATGGAAATGAACAAAGTTATTGTGGGCCAAAAACATATGGTCGAGCGTTTACTAATCGGACTTTTGGGGCAAGGACACATTTTACTTGAAGGTGTTCCGGGATTAGCCAAAACTTTAGCGATTAATACTTTGTCGCAAGCCGTTCAGGGATCGTTCAGCCGTATTCAGTTTACTCCTGACTTATTACCTGCCGATGTTATCGGAACAATGATTTACAACATTAAAGCCAACGAATTCTCCATTAAAAAAGGTCCTATCTTCGCTAATTTCGTTCTTGCCGATGAGATTAACCGTGCTCCGGCAAAAGTGCAATCAGCACTCTTAGAGGCAATGCAGGAAAAGCAGGTTACTATTGGCGATACCACCTTCAAACTAGATCGTCCGTTTTTAGTTCTTGCTACTCAAAACCCGGTGGAACAAGAAGGAACTTACCAGCTTCCTGAAGCACAGGTCGATCGTTTTATGCTTAAAACTGTAATTGATTATCCAAAAATTGACGAGGAGCGTTTTGTAATTCGTCAAAACTTAAAAGGGAGTTACGAAAAAGTAAATCCAGTAGTTTCTGTTGAACAAATCTTGCGTGCGCAGGAAGCTGTTCGTGAAGTTTACATGGACGAAAAAATAGAAAAATACATCTTAGATATCATCTTTGCTACCCGTTATCCGGAAAAGTACAAGCTTGCCGACTTAAAACCTCTTATCAGCTTTGGAGCATCACCACGTGGAAGTATCAATTTAGCTAATGCAGCAAAATGTTACGCTTTCATCAAACGTCGTGGTTATGTAAT
It encodes the following:
- a CDS encoding MoxR family ATPase — translated: MEENTTTLDIRAINDKIERESAFIDLLTMEMNKVIVGQKHMVERLLIGLLGQGHILLEGVPGLAKTLAINTLSQAVQGSFSRIQFTPDLLPADVIGTMIYNIKANEFSIKKGPIFANFVLADEINRAPAKVQSALLEAMQEKQVTIGDTTFKLDRPFLVLATQNPVEQEGTYQLPEAQVDRFMLKTVIDYPKIDEERFVIRQNLKGSYEKVNPVVSVEQILRAQEAVREVYMDEKIEKYILDIIFATRYPEKYKLADLKPLISFGASPRGSINLANAAKCYAFIKRRGYVIPEDVRAVVHDVLRHRVGITYEAEAENITSVDIINKIVNEIEVP